The window CGGATGCCGGGTCGGCGACCCATTCGTTAAGATTACCGGCCATATCCAGCGTTCCAAAGGGACCCGCCCCGGCGGGCAGTGCCCCGGCGGGCGCGACGAAACGGTGTCCGTCTTGTTTGGCGTAGTCGGCGCAGTTGGCTGCGTCCGGAAGGAAGTTTTCTCCCCAAGGATACCCACGGCCGTCGCCGCCACGGGCGGCGCGTTCCCATTCCAACTCGGTCGGCAAACGCTTGCCCGCGAAGACGCAATAGCGCGCGGCGTTGCGCCAGTTCACGCAGTTGACCGCCATGCGGTGGTTGTCGGTGCGGCCGGCGACGCAGAAATGGCCCGCTCGATCGGGCGTATCGCACGCTCCGGCCTCGACGCACAAGAGATAATCGCCCAGGGTCACTTCTGTAAGGTCCATGTAAAAGGCCGGGAGCTGGGCCGTGCGCGGCGGCGCGTCGTCGCCGGAACAGGTGTGACGTTGAGGGTCGCAACCGGCGCGGACTTTTCCGGCGGGCACGCGAACCATCCCTGCAATCGGGTCGGGGTTTGGTGCGCGGAGTTCGTTTTCCAGCGCTGCGACGGGATCATCATCGGGCAAGCAGGTCTGCACCCCGCGGCGAAAACCACGCAGGGCCGCCACGGCCAGGTTGGGATGGACGCTTTGCCGAGCGGCCGAAGCCAACAGTGGCCATTGGCTCGTGAATCGCATCCGACACGCGCGTTGGTATTCGTGGCGGCGCAGGGTGGCCAAAAAGTCCTGTTCCTCGGGTTTGCCGGTCTTCACACCGCGCATCCGCCAGAGCCCGCGCCCGGCCCAATCTTTCGCTTCGTGCTCCGCCAGGTTGGTGCGACCGGTGCGCGCCTCGGCGTCGTTTCCGGGCTCGGTGAGAAACGCCGCCAATTCCAGGCCGGTGGTCAGGCCGTCCCCGTCGGCATCTGCCTGGCGCGGCGCGACGGCCACACGGCGGATTAGCGTGCCGCCGGGCAGCGCCGCTTGGCCGTAGCCGGAAGTAGTCGCCAGCACGCGCCATCGACCCGCCGCGGCCGGGACGTTTATTTCTTGATCAAGCGGCCCGCCATCGAGCACGAGCACGAGGTTGCCTTCGCGTTGCTGCGCGAG is drawn from Candidatus Lernaella stagnicola and contains these coding sequences:
- a CDS encoding SUMF1/EgtB/PvdO family nonheme iron enzyme — encoded protein: MISIRAIACAAACFAVAVLAAACAPRPFEEGGRALVVGIELYPRLNRSVGDAVDQARHVHAALQKAGVKSKLLLGEAATREAIRDGLEELAADLTPGPRLFVFRGLLQTHDPPQMSDSMAAVHAYAETQRESGSLIYPATLAPAQLIEPFLAQQREGNLVLVLDGGPLDQEINVPAAAGRWRVLATTSGYGQAALPGGTLIRRVAVAPRQADADGDGLTTGLELAAFLTEPGNDAEARTGRTNLAEHEAKDWAGRGLWRMRGVKTGKPEEQDFLATLRRHEYQRACRMRFTSQWPLLASAARQSVHPNLAVAALRGFRRGVQTCLPDDDPVAALENELRAPNPDPIAGMVRVPAGKVRAGCDPQRHTCSGDDAPPRTAQLPAFYMDLTEVTLGDYLLCVEAGACDTPDRAGHFCVAGRTDNHRMAVNCVNWRNAARYCVFAGKRLPTELEWERAARGGDGRGYPWGENFLPDAANCADYAKQDGHRFVAPAGALPAGAGPFGTLDMAGNLNEWVADPASEKWHTDYGGNPLPEPVTARLAKGGGWGASPEQCTTYRRWIAPETAVEGNWGFRCARDAQNP